AAAATTAAAAAGCGAATATCAGGTTTTGTCATATACAGGGTGATTCATTAACTCCAATGTTGCTATGTTGtgagttttagagagagagagagagagagagagagagagagatttacataaATCATTTATTCTTTACCTTATTTGAGAATTCTCTTCCATTGTCAGACTGCAGGATATGGGGGGCTCCTTTGTTACAGAATATATCAACGAGGTGGAAAGCAACCTCTTCAGCAGTTTTCGTCTGTAGAGCCCGAAGACACACCATCTTCGTCAAGTGATCCTGGTAGTTTAGAATGAAACGATGTTTTCCATCTGGCTGGCTCTGCATATCGATCAAGTCGACCTACAAATAGACAGAACATCAAAAAAGATTATGTAATattgctaaataataataatatatttgcAATCGTGAACAAAATCAAGGGTATTAAAGACTCCCCTCTGACAACAAGCCATGGCAATAATGAAATTACTATCAACGGGCTTAACCAGTGCTTGTTTACTAACCTGAGCTCGTGAGTTCATACTATTGGATACAATT
The Portunus trituberculatus isolate SZX2019 chromosome 23, ASM1759143v1, whole genome shotgun sequence genome window above contains:
- the LOC123507771 gene encoding KRAB-A domain-containing protein 2-like isoform X2 translates to MNSRAQVDLIDMQSQPDGKHRFILNYQDHLTKMVCLRALQTKTAEEVAFHLVDIFCNKGAPHILQSDNGREFSNKHVKEVLSARWFMANHDIPNRRARWNVPTGILKPFSHVG